The genomic region ACGCCACGGGAGCCGTCGTTGCCTGCTGCGAGGGTGCAAACCACGCCTTGCTCTACGATGCGCGAAACGGCAACGCTCCAGACGTTCTCGGACCAGCCgctgttgccgccgatggaagcggtgatgatgtcggCTCCGGCTTCGAAAGCCATGTTGAACGCGGCGatgagcacgtcgtcgcccgcgcccaccgcGGGACACCCGAAGACGCGGTACATGCCAAGCGTGAcgtccggcgccgcgccggtgAAGTGTAGAAActcgtccttggcggcgatgataCCGCTGACGTGCgtgccatggccggcgcagTCTTTTGGGTCGGGGTCGGGCACGGGGATGTTGTCCCCGGTGTAGTGATCGCCTACCAGATCGTAACCAAACGATACGCGGCAGCCCTCGCCAAAGCAACCGCCCAGCGCCGGATGGGTGTAGTCAACCTATACATATATGAGCTTAGCTGGGCGTAaccgacgacgcagacggcAAGGGCATGACACATAGacagagggagagggggggagcgagagagagagagctaCTTACGCCGgtgtcgacgatggccaACTTGATTCCTTTGCCCGTGATGCCCTTGGCTCGGAGCTTTTCAACTTGTGTCATGACGTGCGGCGGCCAAATGTCCGTGTCATTCATGACGTCTCGCCTCGACAGCTTCCAGTCGGGCTTGCCTCCAATATCCCAGTCTTTAAGATTCACGCTTCGGCCCATTGTGTCATCAGGGAGGTCGTGAATCTCAATGGGCCACACCTTCTTGATGCCCGGCGTGGAAGCAAGCTTAGCCGCCGTCTCTTTGTGGTTTTTCATATCGTGCAGCTGCACAGAGACGCCCTTGAACAGCTTGTAGTTGAGATGCATGCGCGTAGTGCCATGGCTGCTAACTTCCTGCGCCACGGATGCCGTATCCTAAATATGTCATTAAGATTTTGCTTTCCAGATGCTGGCTTCGGGAAGACTTACATGTCCATCCTCCACTTCGAAAATGTAAGCACCAGGGATAAAGCGTCTctcagccagcgccgccgacgccaccgccaggagcgacgtcaaggtcgacACGCGCACCATCTTGGATGTCCTTTCGGGAACCGGGAGCTCCCTCAAAGAGACTGGGTAGATGGGGCGTACGGTTTTGATAGCAACATTGAACACCGCTACAAAGCCCTTGATGGGTGGTTGGGCACTTATAACTCTCGATCTAGCCTGCGCCTGGAGTCGTACATCACGTCGACCACCAGGCCGCAGCTCCGCACAGACTGACATTGAGCTACCAGTATGCCCGCCGTATTTCCTCGCTCACTGACTGAGAGCTGGTTGGTCGGGATGCAGCTCTTGACTGTTGCATGGTCACGAAAGCAACTTTATTCCACAGGGGGGGGTTCCCCGTCAAAACGGGACACTTTTGTGCACACGTACTGCACACGAATACCACGTGCAGCCATTCAGAGCAGCGAGTTGTGCTGACTGAGGATGAGGTCGGGGTTCCAGAGCGCCGGATGGACACTGATTCCCCGGAGAAGGGGGACGTGTGCGGTCATGTCCTAGTCTAACGTGAGTGCACCAGTATCTTTTCGGAAGTCGTTGTGGGATGTTCTAGCTGCTCGCATGCAGGGTGCGGCCAACAGCTCAACTGTCAGTGCCCCTGTTGGTTGATAGCTACTGGTAGTAGTACGGAGTACAAGAGCGAAGTTACTTGAACACATTTGGCCATACATGGACACAATTGGGCGAAAGCCTAGCACAAGACAGCACAGATCCCGAAGAGGGCCGCAGACCTGACCCATTGGGCATCGAGCTGATGGTAGAAAGCATATGTTGTAGACATTAGGTACACCCATTTGTCACTGTCATGCAACACCACTGAAAGGTCTATTTCGTACCTCTGCTTGGTTGGTTTGGTCCATCTGCACGGACACAACAGGGGCAGTGTCATGCTCCAGCTGCATTTGGCAGGACCAAAGGGCCGGCAATTGAGCACGGATCAGACCTCGCTCTCAGCGATCTTGTTGAAGAACCTCCCCCCAATTTGCATCCAAGGTCAGAATGGTACTGTACTAAACTGTGCTTAGGTATTAGAAATACAGTATCCCGGCTGAGCCGGGTTCCAAGCAGCGTTGGCTTGTCTTCCCAGCCTCCCGAAAAGGAAAGGGACTATTGACATCGGTTGGTTCCCGGATGGGCTCCTGACTCTCTCCAAAAGGGACAGACCGAGGAGTGTGCATAAGAAGTACTGGGTGCAGGGAACCGCGTGTGCTTGGGCAAGACTTGGGTTCGAGTACGGGTACGAAGCGGCTTCGTTGCAAAAGTCCTCATTTCTCATGTGATGAGTCATGTCAATAATTTACTTACTTTCACGTTCAACGTACTGTACCTGTGTTTGTGTATAATGCATACTgtctacgaagtacgatCGGTGCTGCCGGAGGCTTGAACATGAAGTCTATCCGATCCTGGCCGCGAAACTGGCAGCCGTCGATCGCCGTGCTGCAGTCTCTATAGGCAAGTGAAGCGGTGAACAGCCGCAATGGGGCACTGGAGAAGTGAGGATGCATATGGATAATGATGAATGTTCCGTAGCGGACTCTAGCCGCCGACAAAGCAAGCCTCTGGGAGATCTCAATGATACGAAAGTGACAAAAGGGGCACAGGCACACAGCTGATGAAGACCTTCTTGATGGGCTATGAAacgaggatgaagagctATAtaggtggccgagcgagagggggggagagagagagagagaccaCAGAAAGAGCCGGCCAACTGGGAGGCTGACCAACCAACGCACTACAGAGAGGAACGCTGCTTTCAATAGAAGCTGGTATGTTCTTCTTCGCTTGCAAGTGTAGAATCACACTTCATATAGAGCTCAAGTCCCAAACAGAACAGGCGTGGGGATTGAGACGCCAACTCTTAGGCCTTAACGGGTCACCAGTGTGTCCCACTGAATTGTTGCTTCGCGTCTGACGTTGAGCTACGGGAACCGAGGGATGTGCGAGGCTTGGAACCTGATCACCATAGCCAGAGGGCTTCATGGTGGCATATGGGACTGGGCCGGccggtggtgttggtgcgTGAACATTGAAGTCCTCGTCCGTTCAAGCTTGGCCAATACTCCTGTCACTCTCGCCGCTCATACCAGACAAATGGAGGCTTATCAATAGAGGCTGCCTTGTCAGCAAGTCAACCTGGAGTCGATGCTTTGTTTCGATGTCGGCATCTCCCAACGTTTTGCTGAGAACGTTTCAGTCAGGGCCAAGCAGTCAAGCACCAAGTCGCActgccctcgccgcaccgccgcgtTGCGATGACATCCAAGCTCCGTCTTGTCCTACGGTGGTCTTGCATCAGTGTAGCAAGTCCCAAGGCTACGCGGCTATCTGGCATATTGCCACTTTAACGTGGTTGTACTATGCGACCAAGGGGCGTGCCGCATCTGCGATGCATCTGGCCGCCACCCACCAACAAAGATAACCTACCTAGATACGGGAAGCCAAGTCTCCAAAGTCGCATCCACAGGCAGGCACGGGCGAGCGAAACCCCTGCCCCGACTACCGAGGCTAGAGTAGCGTCGATGCAGGGATTGACGTCAGTGTGCACCGTTCAGCTGGAACAAAAATCTGCCCATTCTATTTGGTACCCTTGTCTATATTGATGGTCCTGCAATTACGTAGCATGAGACACGGGTGATAATAACACCAGATGCCTGGAGCAAGGGGCGGGAACATGTGCAAAGACAGCAGCTCAGCTCACCCTGCCCACGGCGAGACTGAACGAACCCGTCGCTGCATGTCGTGTCGCACACATACGCTGTGAGCTGACTACATGTATCATCCATTCGACTGGAGCCATGACTCGGAAGGCCCAGTTTAAGTAACTACGTACTACCACTGGTAGTCTTTTGGTCGGCCGATAGCGGACGGGATTCGGTTCTTTGGGGCCAGCCGGTCAGTCTCTGCGCCTCCCCGCGTGTCATGCCGCAACCCGGGCGTCAGAGTTCGAACGGCCGCGGgtggagctcgacggccccCCGGACTTCCCCCGACCATGTTCTTCCATGGCGCCGGAGGAGGATTTCCTGTTTCGGCACAATGCTGTGGGgaagcaccgccgcccggtgCCTGCCCCCGTTTTTGATAGTGTCCTGACCTCCCCCCCAGGATCCGCCTGCACGTTGTTGatctggtggcggcggccggggctgGCAACCTGGCCGGGAAGCTGCACTGGCCGGGTTGCTGGTGATGAGGCATCTGACTGACGGCTGGGAGCAGCCCACAGACTGAAGTGTGTAGTACTAGCATGATGTACGAGAGTAGGTACGTCGGGTGCTGCGAGGATCTGCGAGGCCCAAcaggtatactgtacacaGTTTGCCACACGGGCACCTTTGGGGACCCGAAAGCCTCCCGCCATCCTCGGTGTTAGTGGCAGGACGGCCAGCGCCTTGTTCTGGGGACGGACGCGCACGACCTCGTGTGAAAAGTGGTGCTGGTCAACAGTGCGCGCAGGCCGAGCGGCCGTTGGATCCAGCTGTAGATCAGTCATGGCCGTATAAGGCCGGAGGACTCCATCTGGTGGCCGGTTGATGCTTGCCTCTTGTCACCCTCACCGTCTCCTCGCACAAGCATATCACGGTCGTCTTGAGCTCTTCACAACGGACAAACATCAAGACAAGCCTCTCACTTCAGCTCAAGAGTTTCAACATGAAGTACACTGCCGTCCTCAGCCTGGCTCtggccgctctcgccgccgcgcagagCCGCAGCGACCTGCCCAGCTGctccctgccctgcctcgacgacgccgtcgcggcgaccTCCAGCTGTGGCAAGGACGACTTTGCTTGCATCTGCAAGAAGTTTGACAAGATTCAGGGTGCTGCCACGGGCTGCATCCTGAAGGGCTGCGGCCAGGACGTTGCCCTCAGTATGTGTCCCTTCCTTGTCCCGATTCTTCGCATCGCATCAAATCTAGACTTCATGTTTTTGTCATATATACTGACTAGAGACCGCAGACCAGGTGCTCCCCGCCACCCAGAAGCTCTGCAAaaaggccctcgccggcggcagcggttcgtccgccgccggctcgtccaccgcgcccgcgacgcccaagGGGTCCAGCAACACGGTCTCGGCTACGGCCACCGTTGCGCCCCCGACCagcgcccagcagcccacggagcctcccaccaccacggctcCGACGAACCCTCCGTCGGTCaccgctggcgctgctgccgttggtcctgcgctcggcctcgccgtcatggctCTGGGCGTTTTCGCCCTGTAAATTTCTCCCCTGAGGGAGCTTCACGTCGGTGCTTCGGGATTGAGTTGACGAGATGGGGCGATGCGTCTCAACttcaagggggggggggggtgctATGGTGCGATAAACTAGACGGCTGCTCAAGTGGGCGATAGACCTTGAGGACACCAGCAGGTGGAtttttttattattttttaaCAAGTGTGACTGCCCTCGGACAGGCGCAGCACACGCTCACGGCAAAAGGGCTGCTTTGTCGACTTGTGTAAACATCTTCTTATTCTTTCAACCTGTTCCTCAAGACTAAGGCTTTGGCGCCGGTTAAAAACAAAAATCGATTCAATCGGTAGTTGAAGATCGCAATTTCCCCAATGTCATCGGTTGTCAATCGCTGTAGAGTCGTAGACGCTATCGACGCGAAGACCGGGGCGAACAACGTTGAACACTTGACGCTGCCGCAACCTTACCCACATTCTTCTCTCGAAAACACCAAAGACGCACCACCCGGGTCATGGATCACAGAAACAGCAGACGACAAACTCCCCAAACCCTTTCCCCAGCTTCCCCGGATACCCAGGAAGCACCCGGTGCCCGTACGAGCTGCGTCATCATCCCCCTCCATGTCTGCGCCCGGTCAGCTCAGATCTCCACCTCCCCGGGTTCGATAAGACCTGGGATCctttgcccgcccgctcgctccaGAATCACATGCTGGCCCGAGGACTTGTGTTTCTACGCGGTGGTGTTCGCCGCTGACGCACAGTGGTTGGATGCGCGCAGTCAGAGTGTGAGTGATGTGGGTGGTGGGTAAGCGGGCATCGTTCCCGAAGCGGCTGCCAGGGCCCAGCCACAAAAGTCaactcgtcgacgtcgaacCCCTTCCTTGGCTTGGCCCCCCCGTCCACCACAGTTCCcgtgcggcgccgaggcaggcagagagaggtaggtggtggtgggaacaaacccccccccctgctgcAATACTTGaccctggcatcctggcccCGGTGCCGATCTGGCGGGGCGGTGCGACGTCTTGACAGGTTTTGTCCCACTCACAGTCCTTCGTTTTGCTCTCCGCAGCATGATGGGATTGTCCTCGAACAAAGAGCGCAAAGCTTGTTTCCCCGGTACCCCAGAGCCTCGCCTGGCCTCGCGAAAGCCCGCTTACTTGGCAGACTGGAGGGAGCCCGTCACTAACGTCTGGTTAGCACATCACATGCACCTAGCTGAATGCTGGTCAAGGCGGTGGAAAGGCCCAAGCCCTGAACAATACCCCGCTGACGAGAGCAATGACTAGGTTCCTTCGTGCATGTAAACGTGAGAGAGCATGTGAAAGTCTGGGAGGCGGGGGAGAGAGCAACATCGTGATCCATGTCTGCCCGTGCAGCGTCCACGGTAAGCCCATACACCTTTGGCTGTTTCAATCCCCTGTAAGCCGAGTTCTACGGGCTTCAATTGGTGAGGTGCTTTAGTGTTCAATTCAATCATTCTTTCATATATGGTCTACGTCGTGATGGACAGACACGTCTAGTGTGCCCAATGTAGTACCGCGGCCGTGTAAGAGACGCATAGGTCTAGATTCCCCAACCCAAGCACATTGAACGCCCTGAAAATGTCCCATACCACCCAACGCCAAACCCAATTGCGATGCATTGCCCGAGAAAAATGGGAGCCCTCCTAGAGTGCCTGTTCCGGAGGCTTTGGCTGCTCCATTTGCGCATCTGGCCCGTCGTGACCTTCTGAATGGTCTAGTTGTTCTGGCATTTTCTGCTCTGAGGCGTGCTCAGCTGCCCCCGGCTCTTCCTGTTGCTCCGGCTTCTGCTCCGGCGGTTGCTCAGGCTGATTTAGCAGTTCGGGCTGCGGCTCTGACTGCTTTTCCGGCAGTGCCAgtggttgctgctgctgctgctgcggtggcggcgccggcggttGCAACAAGAGCAGCCTCTCCCTAatcttgtccttcttgccTTGCTCTGAGAGTTGCTCAAAGTCCGCCACATCCTTATCCCACTGTCTGACGCA from Purpureocillium takamizusanense chromosome 12, complete sequence harbors:
- a CDS encoding uncharacterized protein (COG:S~EggNog:ENOG503P826~SECRETED:SignalP(1-19~SECRETED:cutsite=AQS-RS~SECRETED:prob=0.3512)), with translation MKYTAVLSLALAALAAAQSRSDLPSCSLPCLDDAVAATSSCGKDDFACICKKFDKIQGAATGCILKGCGQDVALNQVLPATQKLCKKALAGGSGSSAAGSSTAPATPKGSSNTVSATATVAPPTSAQQPTEPPTTTAPTNPPSVTAGAAAVGPALGLAVMALGVFAL